From one Aspergillus fumigatus Af293 chromosome 8, whole genome shotgun sequence genomic stretch:
- a CDS encoding gamma-glutamylcyclotransferase family protein, translating into MALDGRSPSPSISDLESACLYFAYGSNMNLTQMAQRCPESVIFAKGALCNYKWQTNSRGGGNVIQGNTEDVVHGIVFIISSSEVEALRRYEGVDKQFFVEKKLVIELEAISDPRFSRQKTADVVKVLATKDSDYGKHTISATKRPTSSDEICQVETRLSGSHEALVYISTPMYRSPGAITNEYSRRMQQAIADARLLGLSEDYLTYTLGPLISRKETDA; encoded by the exons ATGGCTCTAGATGGTCgttcgccttctccttctaTCTCGGACCTAGAGTCTGCGTGCCTTTACTTTGCTTACGGAAGCAACATGAACCTTACGCAAATGGCGCAAAGATGTCCCGAAAGCGTCATCTTTGCGAAAGGAGCACTTTGCAACTATAAATGGCAGACCAATAGCCGTGGTGGCGGAAATGTTATACAGGGAAACACCGAGGACGTCGTGCACGGTATTGTCTTCATCATTTCCTCATCTGAGGTTGAAGCTTTAAGGCGTTACGAAGGGGTCGACAAGCAATTCTTCGTTGAAAAAAAGCTTGTTATTGAGCTAGAGGCCATCTCAGATCCGAGGTTTAGCCGTCAGAAGACTGCTGATGTGGTAAAAGTGCTGGCAACAAAGGATTCTGACTATGGGAAACACACCATTTCAGCCACAAAGAGGCCGACCAGCTCAGATGAGATTTGCCAGGTTGAAACTAGACTTTCAG GATCCCATGAAGCCCTGGTCTACATCAGCACCCCCATGTACCGCTCGCCCGGTGCAATTACGAATGAGTATAGCAGGAGGATGCAACAGGCAATAGCAGATGCGAGATTGCTTGGCTTGTCTGAGGATTATTTGACATACACGTTAGGTCCCCTCATCTCCCGCAAGGAGACAGATGCCTAG